A genome region from Oryzias melastigma strain HK-1 linkage group LG12, ASM292280v2, whole genome shotgun sequence includes the following:
- the sdad1 gene encoding protein SDA1 homolog, with translation MSGRQNNKLPNNLPQLQNLIKRDPQSYVDEFLQQYRHFQSNLQIFKLQPDKPNKELAELVTFLSQIAHCYKQQLSTFPKELSELLMSYHTVIEPDLRMNFCKALILLRNKDLIDPTNLLELFFELLRCHDKLLRKTLYTHIVSDIKNINAKHKNNKVNTVLQNFMYTMLRDSNPIAAKISLDVMVELYKRNIWNDAKTVNVITTACFSKITKILVAGLQFFLGKDEDEKNESDSDSENEGPSARDLMVRYSTGKKTSKNKKKLEKAMKVLKKHKKKKKAEVFNFSAIHLIHDSQDFSEKLLKQLESSKERFEVKIMMMELISRLVGIHELFLFNFYPFIQRFLQPHQREVTKILLCAAQASHQLVPPEIIEPVIMTIANNFVTDRNSGEVMTVGINAIKEVVARCPLAITEDLLQDLAQYKTHKDKNVMMSARSLIQLFRNLNPQMLHKKDRGKPTEASTDAKVKDYGELEAKDYIPGAEVLELEEEKKEGEEDEDGWESASISDDDEDGEWVDVHHSSDEDTGEVAEKLQSIPAEERKAKAAAVSSSRLFTQDDFKKIRLVQMAKEVNAAPGKGQKRKAVESDEEEKGELLTLRNIEKLHKKPKADKETRLATAMAGRTDRKDFVKKRSRMNPHASTSNKEKKKHKNFMMMRHSQNVRTKGKRSFREKQIALREALLKKRKQYK, from the exons ATGTCCGGGCGACAAAATAACAAACTGCCAAACAATTTACCACAACTTCAGAACCTGATCAAGAGGGACCCGCAGTCTTACGTCGATGAG TTTCTTCAGCAGTACCGACATTTTCAGTCCAACTTGCAGATTTTTAAGCTGCAGCCCGATAAACCCAACAAGGAGCTGGCGGAGCTTGTCACGTTTCTGTCGCAG ATTGCTCACTGCTACAAACAGCAGCTTTCTACGTTTCCCAAGGAGCTGTCTGAGTTGTTGATGAGTTATCACACAGTCATAGAGCCAGATCTCAGAATG AATTTCTGCAAAGCGCTGATCCTACTgagaaataaagatttgatcGATCCTACAAACCTCCTGGAGCTCTTCTTTGAGCTGCTGCGATGCCACGACAAGCTTCTCAGAAAG ACTCTGTACACACACATTGTCTCAGACATCAAGAACATCAAtgcaaagcacaaaaacaacaaagtcaaCACA GTGCTGCAGAACTTCATGTACACCATGCTGAGAGACAGTAACCCCATAGCTGCAAAGATCTCTTTAGATGTTATGGTGGAGCTTTACAAGAGGAACATATG GAACGATGCCAAAACAGTTAATGTCATCACAACAGCATGTTTCTCCAAGATCACAAAG ATTCTTGTTGCGGGGCTTCAGTTTTTCCTGGgtaaagatgaagatgaaaaaaacgaGAGCGACTCTGATTCTGAG AATGAAGGTCCATCTGCAAGAGACCTGATGGTCAGATACTCCACTGGCAAGAAGACCTCCAAAAATAAGAAGAAGCTGGAAAAGGCCATGAAAGTCCTAAAG aaacacaagaaaaagaagaaagcagaAGTCTTTAATTTCTCTGCCATTCACCTAATTCACGATTCTCAAG ATTTCTCAGAGAAACTCTTGAAGCAGCTGGAGAGCTCGAAAGAGCGATTTGAGGTGAAGATCATGATGATGGAGCTCATATCACGACTGGTCGGCATTCATGAG ctctTTTTGTTCAATTTCTACCCGTTTATCCAGAGGTTTCTTCAGCCTCATCAGCGAG AAGTGACCAAGATCCTCCTTTGTGCTGCCCAGGCCTCCCACCAACTTGTTCCCCCAGAG ATCATTGAACCTGTGATCATGACAATCGCCAACAACTTTGTGACTGACAGGAACTCTGGTGAAGTCATGACTGTCGG CATCAATGCCATTAAGGAAGTGGTTGCACGTTGCCCGCTTGCGATCACTGAGGACCTGCTGCAGGACCTGGCCCAGTACAAGACCCATAAAGACAAGA ATGTGATGATGTCGGCCAGAAGTCTCATCCAGCTGTTTAGGAACCTGAATCCACAGATGCTGCACAAAAAGGACAGA GGCAAACCCACAGAGGCCTCAACAGATGCAAAAGTAAAAGATTATGGAGAGTTGGAAGCTAAAGACTACATCCCTGGAGCTGAAGTcctggagctggaggaggagaaaaaagagggagaggaggatgaag acgGCTGGGAGAGTGCCAGTATCAGTGATGACGATGAGGATGGCGAGTGGGTGGATGTTCACCACTCATCTGATGAAGATACGGGAGAAGTG gcagAGAAGCTTCAGAGTATCCCAGCTGAAGAGAGAAAAGCCAAGGCAGCCGCGGTCAGCAGCAGCCGGCTCTTCACGCAAGACGACTTCAAGAAAATCCGCCTGGTTCAAATGGCCAAAGAGGTGAACGCTGCTCCAGGGAAGGGCCAGAAGAGGAAAGCAGTGGAGAGTGACGAGGAAGAGAA AGGGGAGCTGCTGACGCTCAGAAATATCGAGAAACTGCACAAGAAACCAAAAGCAGACAAAGAAACTCGACTGGCAACAGCAATG gcgggcagaacagacagaaaagaTTTCGTCAAGAAGCGGAGCCGGATGAACCCTCACGCCAGCACCAgcaataaagagaaaaagaaacacaagaacTTCATGATGATGAGACACAGCCAGAACGTCAGAACTAAAGGAAAACGCTCCTTCAGAGAGAAACAG attgcTTTACGGGAGGCCCTCCTGAAAAAGAGGAAGCAGTACAAGTAG
- the klhl8 gene encoding kelch-like protein 8, which produces MAPGDVVPDHAKQLKSKDKRSGNRTFKGECEPDGSYVFEAHEAWKEFHNSLRHFYEVGELCDVTLKVGSKLIPCHKLVLACVIPYFRAMFLSEMSETKQDLIEIKDFDGDAIHDLVHFAYSSKITLTVDNVQPLLYAACILQVELVARACCEYMKAHFHPTNCLAVRTFAESHNRVDLMDMADRYACEHFTEVVECEDFTCVSPQHLRTLLSSSDLNIHSETQVYNAAVKWLKANPQHHEAWLDQIMSQVRLPLLPVEFLTGTVAKDEMIKGNLNCRDLMDEARNYHLHLSNKLVQDFEYSVRTIPRKHTAGVLFCVGGRGGSGDPFRSIECYSITKNSWFFGPEMNSRRRHVGVISVGGKVYAVGGHDGNEHLGNMEMFDPLTNKWMMKASMNTKRRGIALAALGGPLYAIGGLDDNSCFNDVERYDIECDSWSAVAPMNTPRGGVGSVAVGSYVYAVGGNDGVASLSSVERYNPHLNKWVEVCEMGQRRAGNGVSKLNGCLYVVGGFDDNSPLSSVERFDPRMHRWEYVSELTTPRGGVGVATVMGRVFAVGGHNGNIYLNTVEAFEPRMNRWELVACVSHCRAGAGVAVCSSHVSLIRDVGQGSSNVVNCM; this is translated from the exons ATGGCACCTGGAGACGTGGTGCCAGACCATGCCAAGCAGCTGAAATCGAAGGATAAGCGTTCAGGAAACCGGACGTTCAAAGGAGAATGTGAGCCTGATGGGTCATATGTCTTCGAGGCTCATGAAGCCTGGAAGGAATTCCACAATTCACTCAGGCATTTCTATGAAGTCGGGGAGCTCTGTGATGTCACATTAAAG GTTGGCAGTAAGTTGATACCATGCCACAAGCTGGTACTGGCGTGTGTTATCCCTTACTTCAG ggCCATGTTTTTATCAGAGATGTCTGAGACTAAGCAAGATCTGATTGAGATTAAGGACTTTGACGGTGATGCCATTCACGATCTCGTGCATTTTGCCTACTCATCTAAAATCACCTTGACTGTAGACAATGTCCAGCCACTGCTTTATGCAGCCTGCATCCTTCAG GTTGAGCTGGTGGCGCGGGCCTGCTGCGAGTACATGAAAGCCCACTTTCACCCCACTAACTGCCTGGCTGTTCGAACCTTTGCTGAGAGCCACAACCGTGTGGATCTGATGGACATGGCGGACCGTTACGCCTGCGAACACTTCACTGAGGTGGTGGAGTGCGAGGACTTCACGTGTGTGTCACCCCAGCACTTGCGTACATTGCTGTCTTCTTCTGATCTGAACATCCACTCGGAGACGCAGGTGTACAACGCCGCAGTGAAGTGGCTGAAGGCGAACCCGCAACACCACGAGGCCTGGCTGGACCAGATCATGTCTCAG GTGCGCCTCCCTCTGCTGCCAGTGGAGTTTCTGACTGGAACTGTGGCAAAAGACGAGATGATCAAAGGCAACCTAAACTGTCGGGATCTGATGGATGAAGCAAGGAATTACCACCTGCACCTCAGCAACAAACTGGTCCAGGACTTTGAGTATTCAGTCCGCACCATCCCCAGGAAGCacactgcag GGGTTCTGTTCTGTGTGGGCGGGCGAGGCGGTTCTGGGGATCCGTTTCGCAGCATCGAGTGCTACTCCATTACAAAGAACAGCTGGTTCTTTGGTCCTGAAATGAACAGCAGGCGGCGTCACGTTGGTGTAATATCTGTTGGAG GAAAGGTTTACGCTGTGGGGGGTCATGATGGAAATGAACACCTGGGAAACATGGAGATGTTTGACCCTCTGACCAACAAGTGGATGATGAAAGCCTCTATGAACACAAAAAG GAGGGGTATAGCTCTAGCTGCTCTCGGGGGGCCCTTATATGCCATTGGCGGTCTGGATGACAACTCCTGCTTCAACGACGTGGAGCGTTACGACATCGAATGCGACAGCTGGAGCGCCGTCGCCCCGATGAACACGCCCAGAGGGGGTGTCGGATCTGTGGCAGTGGGG AGTTACGTGTATGCAGTTGGAGGAAACGATGGGGTGGCTTCACTGTCCAGCGTGGAAAGGTACAACCCCCACCTCAACAAGTGGGTGGAGGTTTGCGAAATGGGTCAGCGGCGCGCTGGGAACGGAGTCAGCAAACTTAACGGCTGCCTCTACGTCGTGG GAGGTTTTGATGACAACTCGCCGCTGAGCTCCGTGGAGCGCTTTGATCCTCGGATGCACCGCTGGGAGTACGTCTCTGAGCTCACCACGCCGCGCGGAGGAGTCGGGGTCGCCACCGTCATGGGAAGAGTGTTTGCCGTCGGTGGGCACAATGGAAACATTTACCTGAACACGGTGGAGGCTTTTGAGCCCCGAATGAACAG GTGGGAGCTGGTGGCCTGCGTGTCTCACTGCCGCGCCGGAGCCGGGGTCGCCGTGTGCTCGTCCCACGTCAGCCTCATCAGAGACGTGGGCCAGGGCTCCAGCAACGTGGTCAACTGCATGTGA